One genomic segment of Bacillus carboniphilus includes these proteins:
- a CDS encoding 8-oxo-dGTP diphosphatase, translating to MSNEIQYKIWTVCMIQDGDYILLIDRQHDDFKGYIPPGGKVDFPESIVEGAIREVKEETGLDVKNLMYKGLYEYVNPISKARYMMFNYLTKDFSGELLQNPPEGRLVWVKVDEALNLPMQESIKRRFPLFFEEGTFEIQVVWDHEKNREASFSIKHT from the coding sequence GTGTCGAACGAAATTCAGTATAAAATTTGGACAGTCTGCATGATTCAAGACGGTGATTATATATTGCTAATAGATAGACAACATGATGATTTCAAAGGATACATACCTCCTGGGGGCAAGGTTGACTTTCCTGAAAGTATTGTTGAGGGTGCGATTCGGGAAGTGAAAGAAGAAACAGGTCTGGATGTTAAGAACCTAATGTATAAAGGACTTTATGAATACGTAAATCCAATATCCAAAGCTCGATACATGATGTTTAACTATTTAACGAAGGATTTTTCGGGGGAGCTTCTTCAAAATCCTCCAGAAGGAAGACTCGTTTGGGTAAAAGTTGATGAAGCATTGAATCTGCCCATGCAAGAATCGATTAAACGAAGGTTCCCTTTATTTTTTGAGGAAGGGACCTTTGAAATCCAAGTTGTTTGGGATCATGAAAAGAATAGGGAAGCAAGTTTTTCAATTAAACATACATAA
- a CDS encoding M3 family metallopeptidase produces the protein MNQLKKLNEIYDEIHKQFVEVSKLSWTQYTAGYDFGVQEAYEKAVEKLKDKKNYEAIQSCLELELSPVDSRRVEIVQNMFQPYHLSKELNTLDSEIKRKVNELSKVLNTFRYSFNGQTVSSVDLSQILSSNPDREMRKKAYFARNQINKAMIDAGFLDLLELRKEYAKAYGSENFVTHMLEKNELDPSTFEGWKEQLHESLPKMNQARTRFAQEYLKDDQIMPWDEAYIDSKVAPSLNKQVDMSEYYTNIQELFNIFDIDISKFNITYDIFPRANKSEWGYNFPVETAKDSRILANVKNRYFEYGVLLHETGHAVHSFLLDPEEKILNKGVSGIISEGIANLFQGFLYSPVFYEKFFEDKNTVERQFTNLKEYKKLNSLRAVNRIFLDHKMYTTKLNSLDDVHQLYWNNQKELLDENPFDMDPPWAYIIHFTTHPIYLHNYFMGDVTCEMLSKVFERKFDASMVEKPKEFGQFLINEVIKPSGTYKYNDLFKKISGEEFSLKYMLD, from the coding sequence TTGAATCAATTAAAAAAATTAAATGAAATTTATGATGAAATACATAAGCAGTTTGTTGAGGTTAGTAAACTTAGCTGGACCCAGTATACAGCGGGATATGATTTTGGTGTTCAAGAAGCGTATGAAAAAGCTGTGGAGAAATTAAAAGATAAGAAGAATTATGAGGCTATTCAATCGTGTCTTGAGTTAGAACTATCTCCAGTCGATTCACGAAGAGTGGAAATTGTACAGAATATGTTTCAGCCTTATCACCTTTCTAAAGAGCTAAATACATTAGATAGTGAAATTAAAAGAAAAGTGAATGAGCTATCAAAGGTCCTCAATACATTTCGCTATTCTTTTAATGGTCAAACAGTTTCATCTGTTGACCTTAGCCAGATACTTAGCAGCAATCCTGATCGAGAAATGCGAAAGAAAGCTTATTTTGCTAGAAATCAAATTAATAAAGCTATGATCGATGCAGGTTTTCTTGATTTACTTGAATTAAGAAAAGAATATGCAAAAGCTTATGGGTCTGAAAACTTTGTGACGCACATGCTTGAAAAAAATGAATTGGATCCTTCAACGTTTGAAGGATGGAAAGAACAGCTTCATGAGAGCTTGCCGAAAATGAATCAGGCTCGCACTAGGTTTGCCCAAGAATACTTAAAAGATGACCAGATTATGCCTTGGGACGAGGCATATATTGATTCAAAGGTTGCACCGTCTCTAAATAAACAAGTGGATATGTCTGAATACTATACAAATATTCAAGAGTTATTCAATATCTTTGATATCGACATCTCAAAATTTAATATCACCTATGATATCTTCCCAAGAGCTAATAAATCAGAATGGGGATACAATTTCCCAGTTGAAACCGCAAAAGACTCACGAATTTTAGCCAATGTAAAAAATAGATATTTTGAATACGGGGTTTTACTTCATGAAACCGGGCATGCAGTACACTCGTTTCTTTTAGATCCTGAAGAAAAGATTTTAAATAAAGGAGTAAGTGGAATTATTAGCGAGGGTATCGCTAACCTATTCCAGGGATTCCTATACAGTCCAGTCTTTTATGAAAAGTTTTTTGAAGACAAGAACACGGTAGAAAGACAGTTTACTAACTTAAAAGAATATAAGAAGTTAAACTCACTACGGGCTGTCAACCGAATTTTCCTTGACCATAAAATGTATACCACCAAGCTAAACTCCTTGGATGATGTACATCAATTATACTGGAATAATCAAAAGGAACTTTTAGATGAAAATCCTTTTGACATGGATCCACCATGGGCTTATATTATTCACTTTACGACGCATCCTATTTACCTTCACAACTATTTTATGGGAGACGTCACTTGTGAAATGTTATCCAAGGTCTTCGAACGTAAATTTGATGCATCTATGGTTGAAAAACCTAAAGAATTTGGCCAATTCTTAATAAATGAAGTGATTAAGCCATCAGGAACATACAAATATAATGATTTATTTAAGAAGATTAGTGGAGAAGAGTTTTCTCTAAAGTATATGCTTGACTAA
- a CDS encoding Parvovirus coat protein VP1-like protein, giving the protein MRRQRRKSRCIFPGYRWCGPGCGGPGAPTNDVDACCMRHDLCYQRGGLRKRCDLEFMDCLRSKIDRRTTKGRQASLMYNVMKIKSVFTPR; this is encoded by the coding sequence ATGAGAAGACAAAGAAGAAAATCTAGGTGTATTTTCCCTGGGTACAGATGGTGCGGTCCTGGATGTGGTGGACCTGGGGCTCCTACTAATGACGTGGATGCATGTTGTATGAGGCATGACCTTTGTTATCAAAGAGGAGGATTAAGAAAAAGATGTGACCTAGAATTTATGGATTGTCTTCGTTCAAAGATAGACCGACGGACAACTAAAGGTAGACAAGCAAGTTTGATGTATAATGTTATGAAAATAAAGTCAGTATTTACTCCGCGTTAA